GAAGCTCTACGTTTTCAAATACGAGGATTACCCGGAGTACTCCGCGAGGATAACGGGCCACTACGCCGGCGATATGCTCATCATAGAGGAGGAGGGCGAGCTCAGCGAGGAGGCCGTGAAGCTCATAAAGGAGACCCTCGGGGTAGAGGATGAGGCAAGGCACTTCAACATACTCCCCTCCCATGTGCTCAAGATACCGATAGAGAAACTGCCCGAGAACGACAGGAAGACCCTGCTCTCCGCCGCTGAAAAGCTCGACGCCGAGAGCAAGCTCCACGTTGAGTACCGCTACCAGCCGAGCTTCGATTGATTTTTATTCTTTCTCCACAACCTCTTCTGGAGGTGAAACGATGGACGCCAAGACCTTAGCAAAGGCAAAGGAAGAGCTCGTGAGAAGAATAAGGGAGTTTTACGGTGACAACCTGCTCTCCATAATCTTTTACGGCAGGCACCTGAGAGACCCGGGCTTTCCCGAGATAGACGTCGTCGTTGTGATAGACAAGCCTTACGACCCCGTCAAGATGAATCGCGTTGCCGACTTCGTCGAGAAGGTCCGCGACCCTATAGAGGAGAAGTACGGCTACCACGTCTCCTTTGAGCTCTACACGCGCGAAGAGGCAGAGAACTTCCACTCGGGCTACTTAGATGTCGTCGTCAACTACGAGGTGGCCTACGATAAAGACAACTACTTCCAGAACCTCCTCAGGGACATGCTGAACCCCGATAAGGCGATGGACTACGTCAAGTACCTGAGCACCATCGAGTACATTCCCGTTGACAGGGAGGAGAAGTGATGATAGGTGCCGTCTTAGCGGGTGGAAGGGGGAAGCGCTTCGGGGGCGATAAGTTACTCTTTAAAATTTCCGGGAAGCCTTTGATAAGTCACACAATCGAGAGGCTTAAATCAGCGGATTCAGTAGATGAGATTGTCATAGTGGCCTCTCCTGAGAACGCTGAAAAGCTCAAGGCCCTCGGCTACCGCGTGGTCGTTGACGAGCTACTCGTCGGGCCGATTGGGGGAATCTACAAAGCTCTTTCCCTCGGAGATGCATTCGTCGTTGCCGGTGACATGCCCCTTCTCGTTCCCGAGTTCGTTGACTTCGTAGTCAAGCGCTTTGAGCGGGCTAAAAAACCCGCCTGCGTTCCTAAGTGGAGCAACGGCTACCTCGAACCGCTACACGCGGCCTATTCCGGGGAGTTAAGAAGTTTCCTTGAGAAGAAAATTGAGGCCGACCAGTACGCGATAAACCGCGCGATAAGGGAGAGTGATGCCTGCTACATCGAAATCGAGAGCCTTCCGGAGGAGTGGAGGGAGAGCTTCTTCAACGTGAACACGCGGGAGGATTTGAGGAGAATCAGAGGCATTCGAGGGAACATCCCATAATTTTGACTAGGGCCAATATCCATTTGAATTTTTCAGACGCGATGCTCAGTAGTAGAACCTTATTTATTTTCTCAAGGCCTCTCTCACGAACTCTCCAGCTCTCAGGATTTTAACCTTTCTCCCGTCAAAACGATAAGTTTTCGTACTTTCATCTCTCATTTGAACAATGTGCTTCGTGTTTTCTGAGATGATATAATCCACCTTCTTGGC
Above is a window of Thermococcus sp. DNA encoding:
- a CDS encoding nucleotidyltransferase; protein product: MDAKTLAKAKEELVRRIREFYGDNLLSIIFYGRHLRDPGFPEIDVVVVIDKPYDPVKMNRVADFVEKVRDPIEEKYGYHVSFELYTREEAENFHSGYLDVVVNYEVAYDKDNYFQNLLRDMLNPDKAMDYVKYLSTIEYIPVDREEK
- the mobA gene encoding molybdenum cofactor guanylyltransferase MobA; protein product: MIGAVLAGGRGKRFGGDKLLFKISGKPLISHTIERLKSADSVDEIVIVASPENAEKLKALGYRVVVDELLVGPIGGIYKALSLGDAFVVAGDMPLLVPEFVDFVVKRFERAKKPACVPKWSNGYLEPLHAAYSGELRSFLEKKIEADQYAINRAIRESDACYIEIESLPEEWRESFFNVNTREDLRRIRGIRGNIP